The proteins below are encoded in one region of Paenacidovorax monticola:
- the folE gene encoding GTP cyclohydrolase I: protein MFRQLAADMNPANPDEGTPVSVKIRERITAARKRFHANDNIAEFLQPGELEQLLDEVESKMQGVLDSMVIDTAGDHNTQNTARRVAKMYINEVFKGRYAQAPTITEFPNAEHLNELMIVGPITVRSACSHHFCPVIGKIWIGVLPNEHTNVIGLSKYARLVDWVMGRPQIQEEAVVQLADLIMEKTQPDGLGIVMEASHFCMSWRGVREMDSKMINSVMRGVFLTNPTLRREFLSLIPGRN, encoded by the coding sequence ATGTTCAGACAACTCGCTGCCGACATGAACCCAGCCAACCCGGACGAAGGCACGCCCGTTTCGGTCAAGATCCGCGAGCGGATCACGGCGGCCCGCAAGCGCTTCCATGCCAACGACAACATCGCGGAATTCCTGCAGCCCGGCGAGCTGGAACAACTGCTGGACGAGGTCGAGTCCAAGATGCAGGGCGTGCTCGACAGCATGGTGATCGATACCGCGGGCGACCACAACACCCAGAACACCGCTCGCCGCGTGGCCAAGATGTACATCAACGAGGTGTTCAAGGGCCGCTATGCCCAGGCGCCCACCATCACCGAGTTCCCGAACGCCGAGCACCTCAACGAGCTCATGATCGTGGGCCCCATCACCGTGCGCAGCGCCTGCAGCCACCACTTCTGCCCCGTGATCGGCAAGATCTGGATCGGCGTGCTGCCCAACGAACACACCAACGTGATCGGCCTGTCGAAGTATGCGCGCCTGGTCGACTGGGTCATGGGCCGCCCGCAGATCCAGGAGGAGGCCGTGGTGCAACTGGCCGACCTCATCATGGAAAAGACCCAGCCCGACGGGCTGGGCATCGTCATGGAGGCCAGCCACTTCTGCATGTCCTGGCGCGGCGTGCGCGAGATGGACAGCAAGATGATCAACTCCGTGATGCGGGGCGTGTTCCTGACCAACCCCACGCTGCGCCGCGAATTCCTGTCACTCATTCCCGGGAGGAACTGA
- a CDS encoding BLUF domain-containing protein translates to MLVRLLYVSRAVDTSPAAIEAILTQSRLHNPASGITGVLCYGGGIFLQAIEGGRSAVSELYGHIQRDARHKDVELLAFEEISERRFGGWTMGQVNLAKLNHSIVLKYSEKPEFDPYAASGRVSFALLEELMATASIIGRA, encoded by the coding sequence ATGCTGGTCCGTCTGCTCTACGTCAGCCGCGCCGTCGATACTTCGCCTGCGGCCATCGAAGCCATCCTCACGCAATCGCGCCTGCACAACCCCGCCAGCGGCATCACGGGCGTGCTGTGCTACGGCGGCGGCATCTTCCTGCAGGCCATCGAGGGCGGCCGCTCGGCCGTCAGCGAGCTGTACGGCCACATTCAGCGCGATGCGCGCCACAAGGACGTGGAGCTGCTCGCGTTCGAGGAAATCTCCGAGCGCCGCTTCGGCGGCTGGACCATGGGCCAGGTGAACCTCGCCAAGCTCAACCACTCCATCGTGCTCAAGTACTCCGAGAAGCCCGAGTTCGATCCCTATGCGGCCTCGGGCAGGGTGTCGTTCGCGCTGCTCGAAGAGCTCATGGCGACAGCGTCTATCATCGGCCGCGCTTGA
- a CDS encoding EamA family transporter, whose product MSLNAFALIILAGLIHACWNIAAKKAGGDSRFAFFTSALMMVVWAPLGWWLGREAVPLWGAVEWGFVAASGLLHVAYYVILLRGYRRADLTVVYPLARGSGPLLSSFVAITLLGEKLSLLGGLGIAGVVGGVFLIAGGPALLRATHDPAARERVHTGMFYGVLTGAFIAAYTVVDGYAVKVLLMSPILVDYMGNFVRVAVLAPTVLRDLPTARSLWRAQWRFALLVAAVSPIAYVLVLYAMREAPMSHVAPAREVSMLFAALIGGHLLNEGDRAARIAGAALIAAGVTALALG is encoded by the coding sequence ATGTCGCTCAACGCCTTCGCCCTCATCATCCTCGCGGGCCTGATCCACGCCTGCTGGAACATCGCCGCCAAGAAGGCCGGGGGCGACTCGCGCTTCGCGTTCTTCACCTCGGCGCTCATGATGGTGGTGTGGGCGCCGCTGGGCTGGTGGCTGGGGCGCGAGGCCGTGCCGCTCTGGGGGGCCGTGGAGTGGGGCTTCGTTGCGGCCAGCGGCCTGCTGCACGTGGCGTACTACGTGATCCTGCTGCGCGGCTACCGGCGGGCCGACCTCACGGTGGTCTATCCGCTCGCGCGCGGATCGGGGCCGCTGCTGTCGTCGTTCGTGGCCATCACGCTGCTGGGTGAGAAGCTCTCGCTGCTCGGCGGCCTGGGCATCGCGGGCGTGGTGGGCGGCGTGTTCCTCATCGCGGGCGGGCCCGCGCTGCTGCGCGCCACGCACGACCCGGCCGCGCGCGAGCGCGTGCACACCGGCATGTTCTACGGCGTGCTCACGGGCGCCTTCATCGCGGCCTACACGGTGGTGGACGGCTATGCGGTCAAGGTGCTGCTGATGTCGCCCATTCTCGTGGACTACATGGGCAACTTCGTGCGCGTGGCCGTGCTCGCGCCCACGGTGCTGCGCGACCTGCCCACGGCGCGCAGCCTGTGGCGCGCGCAGTGGCGCTTCGCGCTGCTCGTGGCGGCCGTGAGCCCCATTGCCTATGTGCTCGTGCTCTATGCGATGCGCGAGGCCCCCATGTCGCACGTGGCGCCCGCGCGCGAAGTCTCCATGCTGTTCGCCGCGCTGATCGGCGGCCACCTGCTCAACGAGGGCGACCGCGCTGCGCGCATCGCGGGCGCGGCGCTCATCGCAGCGGGCGTGACGGCGCTGGCGCTGGGGTAA
- a CDS encoding DUF429 domain-containing protein yields the protein MVPAPLLIGCDFSSSPSRRKPIVLAQGHRQGARVVLAGLERFESLEAFGRWLAAPRAWVGGFDLPFGLPRELVQALGWPLDWGACMAHYRGLARAQIRDAFAGFCAARPEGAKFAHRATDGPAGSSPSMKWVNPPVAYMLHAGVPLLLDAGVHLPGLWSGPQHADGAQRVALEAYPGLLAREVLGRRSYKSDDKAKHTPERLIARKDLLSALEIGRTRLGLRLVLSPAQHDALAQDASGDSLDAALCLLQAAWGQRRHAEGDALYGLPPGLDPLEGWIVTV from the coding sequence ATGGTGCCGGCGCCGCTCCTGATCGGCTGCGACTTTTCCAGCAGCCCCAGCCGGCGCAAGCCCATCGTGCTCGCGCAGGGGCACCGGCAGGGCGCGCGCGTGGTGCTCGCGGGGCTGGAACGGTTCGAAAGCCTGGAGGCCTTCGGCCGGTGGCTGGCGGCTCCGCGCGCCTGGGTGGGCGGGTTCGACCTGCCGTTCGGCCTGCCGCGCGAACTGGTGCAGGCACTCGGCTGGCCGCTCGACTGGGGGGCGTGCATGGCGCATTACAGGGGCCTCGCGCGTGCGCAGATCCGCGATGCGTTCGCGGGCTTCTGCGCAGCGCGGCCCGAGGGCGCCAAGTTCGCGCACCGCGCGACCGATGGGCCCGCAGGCTCCAGCCCGTCGATGAAATGGGTGAATCCACCCGTGGCCTACATGCTGCATGCGGGCGTGCCGCTGCTGCTGGACGCGGGTGTGCACCTGCCGGGGCTGTGGTCGGGCCCGCAGCATGCGGACGGGGCGCAGCGCGTCGCGCTCGAGGCCTATCCGGGCCTGCTGGCACGTGAAGTGCTGGGACGGCGCAGCTACAAGAGCGACGACAAGGCCAAACACACGCCCGAGCGGCTCATCGCGCGCAAGGACCTGCTCTCCGCGCTGGAGATCGGCCGCACCCGCCTGGGCCTGCGCTTGGTGCTGAGCCCCGCGCAGCACGATGCCCTGGCGCAGGATGCGAGCGGTGACAGCCTGGATGCCGCGCTGTGTCTGCTGCAGGCCGCCTGGGGCCAGCGGCGCCATGCCGAGGGCGACGCGCTCTACGGCCTGCCGCCCGGGCTCGATCCGCTCGAAGGCTGGATTGTTACGGTTTGA
- a CDS encoding alpha/beta hydrolase encodes MAVLACLAGAAVQAGPLRDRMAQHADEGLDDGAAEATGAAWRPPAPMRVLRDLPYGPHARQRMDVYLPPHPQGAPVVFMVHGGAWKTGDKAMARVVQHKVERWVPQGVVFVSVNYRLLPEAGPLVQVEDVARALAEAQRLAPGWGADPQRFVAMGHSAGAHLVALLAAQPALMQQQGARPVRATVALDSAALDVPAVMQQRHLRLYDAAFGADPAQWALASPVQQLRQATAPVLAVCSSRRRIACGQAQRFAAQGRSLGMRVEVLPQDLSHRETNEHLGLSGPYTESVEAFLRSVDAKMLP; translated from the coding sequence GTGGCCGTCCTGGCCTGCCTGGCCGGTGCGGCCGTCCAGGCCGGGCCGCTGCGCGACCGCATGGCGCAGCATGCCGATGAGGGGCTGGACGATGGCGCCGCCGAAGCCACGGGCGCGGCGTGGCGCCCTCCCGCACCGATGCGCGTGCTGCGCGATCTGCCCTATGGCCCGCATGCGCGCCAGCGCATGGACGTGTACCTGCCGCCGCACCCCCAGGGCGCGCCCGTGGTGTTCATGGTGCACGGCGGCGCCTGGAAGACGGGCGACAAGGCCATGGCCCGCGTGGTGCAGCACAAGGTGGAGCGCTGGGTGCCGCAGGGCGTGGTGTTCGTTTCCGTCAACTACCGGCTGCTGCCCGAGGCCGGACCGCTGGTGCAGGTGGAGGACGTGGCGCGCGCGCTGGCCGAGGCGCAGCGCCTGGCTCCCGGCTGGGGCGCCGATCCGCAGCGCTTCGTGGCCATGGGCCACTCGGCGGGGGCGCACCTCGTGGCGCTGCTCGCGGCACAGCCCGCGCTCATGCAGCAGCAGGGCGCACGGCCTGTGCGCGCCACCGTGGCGCTCGACAGCGCGGCGCTCGACGTGCCGGCCGTCATGCAGCAGCGCCACCTGCGCCTGTACGACGCGGCCTTCGGGGCCGACCCGGCACAATGGGCGCTGGCTTCGCCCGTGCAGCAATTGCGCCAGGCCACTGCGCCGGTGCTGGCCGTGTGTTCCAGCCGCCGGCGCATCGCCTGCGGCCAGGCCCAGCGCTTCGCGGCCCAGGGCCGTTCACTGGGCATGCGCGTGGAGGTGCTGCCGCAAGACCTCTCGCACCGTGAGACCAACGAGCACCTGGGCCTGTCCGGCCCCTATACCGAGTCTGTGGAGGCCTTCCTGCGCTCGGTCGATGCGAAGATGCTGCCATGA
- a CDS encoding LysE family translocator — MPSIETLIAFFGVAVLLGLTPGPDNVFVLLQSAQRGWRAGMCVVLGLCMGLVVHTAAVALGLAAVFAASSMAFTVLKMLGAAYLAWLAWQALRAPAAVPGGAGSEPEAAGRAGGLARMVGRGMVMNLTNPKVLIFFLAFLPQFADPARGSVAVQLMVLGVVFMLATLIVFGAIACFSGVFGAVLLRSARAQTVLNRVAGLVFLGLAVRLATAQR, encoded by the coding sequence ATGCCTTCGATCGAAACCCTCATCGCCTTCTTCGGCGTCGCCGTGCTGCTGGGCCTCACGCCCGGGCCCGACAACGTCTTCGTGCTGCTGCAGTCCGCGCAGCGCGGCTGGCGCGCGGGCATGTGCGTGGTGCTGGGCCTGTGCATGGGCCTCGTGGTGCACACGGCCGCCGTGGCGCTCGGGCTGGCGGCGGTGTTCGCGGCGTCGAGCATGGCGTTCACGGTGCTGAAGATGCTGGGCGCCGCGTACCTGGCCTGGCTGGCCTGGCAGGCGCTGCGCGCGCCGGCCGCCGTGCCGGGCGGGGCCGGCTCCGAGCCAGAAGCGGCAGGCCGCGCCGGCGGGCTGGCCCGCATGGTGGGGCGCGGCATGGTCATGAACCTCACCAACCCCAAGGTGCTGATTTTCTTCCTGGCGTTTCTGCCGCAGTTCGCCGATCCGGCACGCGGCAGCGTGGCCGTGCAGCTCATGGTGCTGGGCGTGGTGTTCATGCTGGCCACGCTGATCGTGTTCGGCGCCATCGCCTGCTTTTCGGGCGTGTTCGGCGCGGTGCTGCTGCGCTCGGCGCGTGCGCAGACCGTGCTCAACCGCGTGGCGGGCCTGGTGTTCCTGGGGCTCGCGGTGCGGCTCGCGACCGCCCAGCGCTGA
- a CDS encoding histidine phosphatase family protein, producing MTELILVRHGETDWNRELRFQGQVDVPLNATGHEQARRLAGRLAAERVAVDHLASSDLVRARQTAAPLLGQLLPALSIETLTDPGLREQSFGLVDGLRVPDIQRDHAEAWARWLRFEPDGGMPGGETARQFHARVMDALQRLAQAQPGRTVVVVTHGGVLDMVWRTAQGLGLAGPRRSSIPNAALNRVRLSEGGGIDILQWADTRHLEGLPAQPVYDQTRLAAASGAQA from the coding sequence ATGACCGAACTGATCCTCGTGCGCCATGGTGAAACCGACTGGAACCGCGAGCTGCGCTTCCAGGGCCAGGTGGATGTGCCCCTGAACGCCACGGGCCATGAGCAGGCGCGGCGCCTGGCCGGGCGGCTCGCGGCCGAGCGCGTGGCGGTGGACCATCTCGCCAGCAGCGACCTCGTGCGCGCCCGCCAGACGGCGGCGCCGCTGCTGGGCCAGTTGCTGCCGGCCCTGTCCATCGAGACGCTCACCGATCCCGGCCTGCGCGAGCAGAGCTTCGGCCTGGTGGATGGCCTGCGCGTGCCGGACATCCAGCGCGACCACGCCGAGGCCTGGGCCCGGTGGCTGCGCTTCGAGCCCGACGGCGGCATGCCCGGTGGCGAGACAGCGCGCCAGTTCCACGCGCGCGTGATGGACGCCCTGCAGCGGCTGGCCCAGGCGCAGCCGGGGCGCACTGTGGTGGTGGTCACGCATGGCGGCGTGCTCGACATGGTGTGGCGCACGGCCCAGGGCCTGGGGCTGGCGGGGCCGCGCCGCAGCAGCATTCCCAATGCCGCGCTCAACCGCGTGCGGCTGAGCGAAGGCGGCGGCATCGACATCCTGCAGTGGGCCGATACGCGCCACCTCGAAGGGCTGCCCGCGCAGCCCGTCTACGACCAGACCCGGCTCGCGGCCGCATCGGGCGCGCAGGCGTAG
- a CDS encoding tautomerase family protein, with protein MPHTVIHLSGAPDAALARRAADAVAELTQSVLGKLLPVIATTVQFIPAEQWFIGGESLATLGQSAFHLDISITDETNTKAEKARYVREVYAAFAALLPRLHEVSYVHLIDARAAAYGYGGRTQEWRHQQAGV; from the coding sequence ATGCCCCATACCGTGATCCATCTGAGCGGCGCACCCGATGCCGCCCTGGCCCGCCGCGCCGCCGATGCCGTTGCCGAACTGACCCAGAGCGTGCTCGGCAAGCTATTGCCGGTCATCGCCACGACGGTGCAATTCATTCCGGCCGAGCAGTGGTTCATCGGTGGGGAGTCGCTCGCCACGCTCGGGCAGAGCGCATTCCACCTCGACATCAGCATCACCGACGAGACCAATACCAAGGCCGAGAAGGCGCGCTACGTGCGCGAGGTGTACGCGGCCTTTGCCGCGCTGCTGCCGCGCCTGCACGAGGTGAGCTACGTGCACCTGATCGACGCCCGCGCGGCGGCCTATGGCTATGGCGGCCGCACGCAGGAATGGCGGCACCAGCAGGCCGGCGTGTGA
- a CDS encoding LysR substrate-binding domain-containing protein, producing the protein MRVLNLEQLRTLVAVAEAGSLTAAAPQVFLSQSAVSEQLRKLEEQVGQTLLLRSKAGAAPTAAGEQLLAYARRMLALGEQACLDLQGVALEGTLRLGVTDYFRPAELAGLLARMQSQYPGVRLQVAVHKSSAIEAGYARGEFDVGLSMRLPSAAAPERGRERGQVLRREPLRWMAAAHWQREAGTPLRLLALPQSCSLHQFTVALLQRRRIPFSVALMASGVAGLQSALAAGLGVACLNESALCAGVQALSPGAGLPALPQARFVVLPPREGESDFVRRARERLAEGFA; encoded by the coding sequence GTGAGAGTCCTCAATCTGGAACAGCTCCGCACCCTGGTGGCCGTGGCCGAGGCTGGCAGCCTCACGGCGGCCGCGCCGCAGGTGTTTCTCTCGCAGTCGGCCGTGAGCGAGCAGCTGCGCAAGCTCGAGGAGCAGGTGGGGCAGACGCTGCTGCTGCGCTCCAAGGCCGGCGCGGCGCCCACCGCGGCGGGCGAGCAGCTCCTGGCCTACGCGCGGCGCATGCTCGCGCTGGGCGAGCAGGCCTGCCTTGACCTGCAGGGCGTGGCGCTCGAAGGCACGCTGCGCCTGGGCGTGACCGACTACTTCCGGCCCGCCGAGCTTGCGGGGCTGCTGGCGCGCATGCAGTCGCAGTATCCGGGCGTGCGCCTGCAGGTCGCAGTGCACAAGAGCAGCGCGATCGAGGCGGGCTATGCGCGCGGCGAGTTCGACGTGGGGCTGAGCATGCGCTTGCCTTCCGCCGCAGCGCCCGAGCGCGGCCGGGAGCGGGGCCAGGTGCTGCGGCGCGAGCCCCTGCGCTGGATGGCGGCCGCCCACTGGCAGCGCGAAGCCGGCACGCCGCTGCGGCTGCTTGCGCTGCCGCAGAGCTGTTCGCTGCACCAGTTCACCGTGGCGCTGCTGCAGCGGCGCCGCATTCCGTTCAGCGTGGCGCTCATGGCCTCGGGCGTGGCGGGGCTGCAGTCGGCCCTTGCGGCCGGACTGGGCGTGGCCTGCCTGAACGAATCGGCCCTGTGCGCGGGCGTGCAGGCACTGTCCCCCGGCGCAGGGCTGCCCGCGCTGCCCCAGGCGCGCTTCGTGGTGCTGCCGCCGCGCGAGGGGGAGTCGGACTTCGTGCGGCGCGCGCGCGAACGGCTCGCCGAAGGCTTTGCCTGA
- a CDS encoding amidase, giving the protein MTALHDLPAHALLAAYRTRDLSPVEVTQAVLDHIARWEPQLCATYLLRPEEALDQARASEARWRAGRPMGLLDGVPATIKENIATRGDPLPLGTAASTLAPAPADAPPAARLREAGAVFIAKTTMPDYGMLSSGLSSFHPLARNPWDLGKGPGGSSAGGGAAAAAGYGPLHVGTDIGGSLRLPASWCGIFSLKPSLGRIPIDPPYQGRAAGPMTRTVADAALMMQVLSAPDARDSMSLPAQDIAWDRFDAPPEHLRGLKIGLQLDAGCGLPVEPEVRAATLQAARWFEQAGAIVEPLAPFMTPAMLDGMDHFWRMRSYVDLQALPEARRARVLPYIRAWAESAADMGGVEVFHASQQFHAVRVATVRACAGFDYVLSPVAPMPAFAAELPSPTNDPLRPLEHIGFTVPFNMSEQPAASVNCGYTASGLPIGLQIAGARFDDLGVLRVAHAFEQLRSPQRPWPEPPSA; this is encoded by the coding sequence ATGACCGCACTCCACGACCTGCCCGCCCACGCCCTGCTGGCCGCCTACCGCACACGCGACCTCTCGCCCGTCGAGGTCACGCAGGCCGTGCTGGACCACATCGCACGCTGGGAGCCGCAGCTGTGCGCCACCTACCTGCTGCGCCCCGAGGAAGCGCTGGACCAGGCCCGCGCAAGCGAGGCGCGCTGGCGTGCGGGCCGGCCTATGGGCCTGCTGGACGGCGTGCCAGCGACGATCAAGGAGAACATCGCCACGCGCGGAGACCCGCTGCCGCTGGGCACGGCCGCCAGCACGCTCGCGCCCGCCCCGGCCGATGCGCCGCCCGCCGCGCGCCTGCGCGAGGCCGGGGCCGTGTTCATCGCCAAGACCACCATGCCCGACTACGGCATGCTGTCCTCGGGGCTGTCGTCCTTCCATCCGCTCGCGCGCAACCCCTGGGACCTGGGCAAGGGTCCTGGCGGATCGAGCGCGGGTGGCGGCGCCGCTGCCGCCGCGGGCTACGGGCCGCTGCACGTGGGCACCGACATCGGCGGCTCGCTGCGCCTGCCCGCGAGCTGGTGCGGTATCTTCAGCCTCAAGCCCAGCCTGGGGCGCATTCCCATCGATCCGCCCTACCAGGGCCGCGCCGCGGGCCCCATGACGCGCACCGTGGCCGATGCGGCGCTCATGATGCAGGTCCTCAGCGCCCCCGACGCGCGCGACAGCATGAGCCTGCCGGCGCAGGACATCGCCTGGGACCGTTTCGACGCCCCGCCCGAGCACCTGCGCGGCTTGAAGATCGGCTTGCAACTCGACGCGGGCTGCGGCCTGCCCGTGGAGCCCGAAGTGCGCGCGGCCACCCTGCAGGCCGCACGCTGGTTCGAGCAGGCGGGCGCCATCGTGGAGCCCCTGGCGCCCTTCATGACCCCTGCCATGCTCGACGGCATGGACCACTTCTGGCGCATGCGCTCCTATGTGGACCTGCAGGCCCTGCCGGAGGCGCGCCGCGCGCGCGTGCTGCCCTACATCCGCGCCTGGGCCGAAAGCGCTGCGGACATGGGCGGCGTGGAGGTCTTCCACGCGAGCCAGCAGTTCCACGCCGTGCGCGTGGCCACCGTGCGGGCCTGCGCCGGGTTCGACTACGTGCTCTCGCCCGTGGCGCCCATGCCGGCCTTCGCGGCCGAGCTGCCCTCGCCCACCAATGACCCGCTGCGGCCGCTGGAGCACATCGGCTTCACGGTGCCGTTCAACATGTCGGAGCAGCCCGCCGCCTCGGTCAACTGCGGCTACACGGCGAGCGGCCTGCCCATCGGCCTGCAGATCGCGGGGGCGCGCTTCGACGACCTCGGCGTGCTGCGCGTGGCCCATGCCTTCGAGCAGCTGCGCAGTCCCCAACGCCCCTGGCCCGAGCCGCCATCGGCCTGA
- a CDS encoding ABC transporter substrate-binding protein, with the protein MLNRRSVLAGSALAAAAGTLPLGAWAQSKKDTVTLGMTLEPPGLDPTAGAASSIGEVVLYNIFETLTKINADGSVSPLLAESWEVSPDLRTYTFRLRRGVKFQNGEPFNAAAVQFSFARAGGDKSTNKDRRAFASLSTQVVDEHTVVVINKDIDPDFLFVLGQATAIIVEPKSADTNATKPVGTGPYKLDAWSKGASVTLGRWDGYRNPAAVRIRRATFRFIPDPAAQVAALLAGDVDAFARVTPRSLEQFKANPRFQVVVSGSRAKTILAINNQRKPLSDVRVRRAIAAAIDRKAVIQGAADGLGVPIGSHYVPGAFGYVDTTGINPYDVEKARKLLAEAGVKTPLELTMTLPPTPYARQGGEVIAAQLAKVGIVAKLQNVEWAQWLSGTYGSKNYDLTLISHVEPFDLGNFTKPDYYWGYQSPQFNALFEKIQNAARPADRARLLGDAQRLLAEDSVHAFLYQAQWVTVAAKNLRGLWKDMPVFANDLSALSWA; encoded by the coding sequence ATGTTGAACCGTCGATCCGTCCTGGCCGGCAGCGCGCTGGCCGCCGCCGCGGGCACGCTGCCCCTGGGCGCCTGGGCGCAAAGCAAGAAGGACACCGTGACCCTGGGCATGACGCTGGAGCCGCCAGGGCTGGACCCGACGGCGGGCGCCGCCTCCTCGATCGGCGAGGTGGTGCTCTACAACATCTTCGAGACGCTCACCAAGATCAACGCCGACGGCAGCGTCTCGCCGCTGCTGGCCGAAAGCTGGGAGGTCTCGCCCGACCTCAGGACCTACACCTTCCGGCTGCGCCGCGGCGTGAAGTTCCAGAACGGCGAGCCGTTCAACGCGGCCGCCGTGCAGTTCTCGTTCGCACGCGCGGGTGGGGACAAGAGCACCAACAAGGACCGGCGTGCATTCGCCAGCCTCAGCACCCAGGTGGTGGACGAGCACACGGTGGTGGTCATCAACAAGGACATCGATCCCGACTTCCTCTTCGTGCTGGGCCAGGCCACGGCCATCATCGTGGAGCCCAAGAGCGCCGACACCAACGCCACCAAGCCCGTGGGCACGGGCCCGTACAAGCTCGACGCCTGGTCCAAGGGCGCCTCGGTCACGCTGGGCCGCTGGGACGGCTACCGCAACCCCGCAGCGGTGCGCATCCGCCGCGCCACGTTCCGCTTCATCCCCGATCCGGCCGCCCAGGTGGCCGCGCTGCTCGCGGGCGACGTGGACGCGTTCGCCCGCGTCACGCCGCGCAGCCTGGAGCAGTTCAAGGCCAATCCGCGCTTCCAGGTGGTCGTGAGCGGCTCGCGCGCCAAGACCATCCTGGCCATCAACAACCAGCGCAAGCCGCTCAGCGACGTGCGCGTGCGCCGCGCCATCGCGGCCGCGATCGACCGCAAGGCCGTGATCCAGGGCGCCGCCGACGGCCTGGGCGTGCCCATCGGCAGCCACTACGTGCCCGGCGCCTTTGGCTACGTGGACACCACGGGCATCAACCCCTACGACGTCGAGAAGGCCAGGAAGCTGCTGGCCGAGGCCGGCGTGAAGACGCCGCTCGAACTCACGATGACGCTGCCGCCCACGCCCTATGCACGCCAGGGCGGCGAGGTCATCGCGGCCCAGCTCGCCAAGGTGGGCATCGTGGCCAAGCTGCAGAACGTGGAATGGGCACAGTGGCTCAGCGGCACCTACGGCAGCAAGAACTACGACCTCACGCTGATCTCGCACGTGGAGCCCTTCGACCTCGGCAACTTCACCAAGCCCGACTACTACTGGGGCTACCAGTCGCCGCAGTTCAACGCGCTGTTCGAGAAGATCCAGAACGCAGCGCGCCCCGCGGACCGCGCGCGCCTGCTGGGCGACGCGCAGCGCCTGCTCGCCGAGGACTCGGTGCACGCCTTCCTGTACCAGGCGCAATGGGTCACCGTGGCCGCCAAGAACCTGCGCGGGCTGTGGAAGGACATGCCCGTTTTCGCGAACGACCTTTCCGCACTGTCGTGGGCATGA
- a CDS encoding ATP-binding cassette domain-containing protein encodes MAAGAPRHDRHAPLLDVRDVHRAYRLPRERLFAPPPLVHALNGVSFEIVAGRSLGIVGESGSGKSTLARIVMALDAPTAGSVRLLGQDLHALAPEALRAARRDFQMVFQDPYGSLDPRQTISRIVAEPLQAQGQTSRAEQRERAAETLAQVGLRPGDGDKYPHEFSGGQRQRIAIARALVTRPRLIVADEPVSALDVSVQAQVLNLLQDLRERLGLSYLLISHDLAVVQHLCDEVAVLYQGRIVERGAPAALFSDAQHPYTRALVDAVPEALPAHRAAMV; translated from the coding sequence ATTGCCGCAGGGGCCCCACGCCATGACCGCCACGCCCCCCTGCTTGACGTACGCGATGTGCACCGCGCCTACCGGCTGCCGCGCGAACGCCTGTTCGCTCCGCCGCCGCTCGTGCACGCGCTGAACGGCGTGAGCTTCGAGATCGTGGCGGGCCGCAGCCTCGGCATCGTCGGCGAGTCGGGCTCGGGCAAGTCCACGCTGGCGCGCATCGTGATGGCGCTCGATGCGCCCACGGCCGGCTCCGTGCGCCTGCTGGGCCAGGACCTGCACGCGCTCGCGCCCGAGGCGCTGCGCGCCGCGCGGCGGGACTTCCAGATGGTGTTCCAGGACCCCTACGGCTCGCTCGACCCGCGCCAGACGATCTCGCGCATCGTGGCCGAGCCGCTGCAGGCGCAGGGCCAGACCAGCCGCGCCGAGCAGCGCGAACGCGCCGCCGAGACCCTGGCCCAGGTGGGGCTGCGCCCCGGCGATGGCGACAAGTACCCACACGAATTCTCGGGCGGCCAGCGCCAGCGCATCGCGATCGCCCGGGCCCTCGTCACGCGCCCGCGCCTCATCGTGGCAGACGAACCCGTGAGCGCACTCGACGTGTCCGTTCAGGCCCAGGTGCTGAACCTGCTGCAGGACCTGCGCGAACGCCTGGGGCTCTCCTACCTGCTCATCAGCCACGACCTCGCCGTGGTCCAGCACCTGTGCGACGAAGTCGCCGTGCTCTACCAGGGCCGCATCGTGGAGCGCGGTGCACCCGCCGCGCTGTTCAGCGACGCACAGCACCCCTACACGCGCGCCCTGGTCGATGCCGTCCCCGAGGCACTGCCTGCGCACCGCGCGGCCATGGTGTAA